The Lasioglossum baleicum chromosome 3, iyLasBale1, whole genome shotgun sequence region gttacggagaacgagacgtgcggccggtgaaaggaggcggcctgaaaagtctcatccgtgccgaccactgagttgacaatttcagaatttccaagaacagcaagaaaagaaattcgaaccgtttcacgatatctaaattgctttcgctgctttataccagggtacgcgacgaagtaataaaacgtcgataaaactgggcaattactttgaccgtcgcgagagccaataagtcctgggtagttaccaaaacaactctggattttctgcacgaaattacctgaaccttttcccagaatgttcatttgacaagcaaattttcacataatcatccatttcatttccaaagtacagtaccaggacctcgacgaaccggcttgatcgagagacaaacagcccggacaaattaaggcccgatggataattgagacccgagggaaaccacgtcttaccctgccatagtccggccactctaggcgaccgtgattatccttacgggcaccgtcgcgtcggttcttccacgccataattaatcctccggcaaccctccctctcttctcagttttccccgaaattctatactctatacaattgtacttgcagcttgcagctattccttctgacgcgataacggtaacgttagcgtatctgctttataatatttgtcattgttgtaatatcctgcaatttctaccatctttaacccttagcactccagtggtgactcgaaatcaccactaaaaattgctgtcccattatgcaaaatattgtttacattgttaaacatgttggtagctaatcaattactaaacctttaattattgtatgaggtattacaatcaatttcatatccatcaaatgaaaagaatcgtatagaacgaaattattctacctagaacgagatgtttcattttcgagttaaaacagctccgaaattaaaacagctgcaaatggttaattattataactatcttttaaattttcaatataggccccacataaagaagttgtgaaatgcaatatttagtacctattttctctacaattccggccaactgcaatttctggaaaaatatctttagggtgacgggtaattcagtgtctatgatgtttcgcgtggttaacagacaacgatatagatatttattaaaacaataacacgtaacaataacaaaacaaaacaagatgtagtaataataacaataacgagaaaactagattataaacgttaatgactatcgagtactaacaaagtacagagatataaattaacgtagcgcgggcaactctagagcgatgcgttctcaacgagtgccacaagctttttttccactggtaaaaatcctttttggtgggaggattagcaacgtgagaaagaccgttaaaataaggggaggaattctccgttcctcaagagtaaggagaaagtttccttccccaaaacaattcaaagtcgtcgctgccaaggacattgcaacggttgagtcagggttctggtaatcgtcacttttacgaccgaaccctcaacgcaaccgtccacagcgcgcacttgagaaggatgaaatttccgcgtccggaaagtccctctttccaacgcgccatgtccactacatatcttttcacatcgtgcagtaaactaatttctccaacttctcacgaaaagtccaaatccatatagtccaacattaaaaaataacttttttactcgaattaatacaacccctggcagaaagtttccgatccggaggcattgatacggattttacagaaaactattactttatggagttgaaactgatgggaaattaaaaggggcttattaaagaatgaagaacaacaaattaacataagcttccatttattataacaaagaaacgagacaataaacaaaatgttacacggaaaaaagttaatagacccattaatagatctgctggaagaaagtttcccatttgatttacagtctccgcaacaccaaatttcttcaacaattactgttggatgattcttatagagttttttgcgctgattccgaatctgcccttaatttttctcctagatacaaatttcggatcacgaataatagatacataatttgtaattagttactcgaagatatagatacacaggggaccacctgtagcggtattttcgaatacctcgaaaccattctgcacttcgcaatcataacttaaattgtgtttcttttttttcaattacagaaagtggacagcgaaagtcgacagcgcgaactgcatcaattctttaagttgaaaataaatgtagacaattaaaaaatgtttttggttaaacttttcattaaaactcgaagcaataagtatttaccgaacaaaacgattatagatgcgggattcgattcggggccagaagattcccagccgtatatatgtacttgttttgttaacggctacccaacctctaaaaaattataaaaaaattaagaacggttgcttcaataatatccaagtactgaattcttataaaactggagtctctaacacttcaatacaaaacatgcattttcttggaatttttggaggttttcaattttttaaaacatgtttccgtaatccgaaaaatctgaaaaaatacacattaataatcaggatgagacacaactaacgtaacaatataaatgtggtcaactgaagactttgatgtatgtatatacataaaatcggcaattttatgttttccgatttgtttaaaaatcgattttgcaaccaaaaattttgaaaaaaatctcagtagtgtatgctattcggtagaatattcatgaattttttcataattttctgttgaacatgacgtgactaaaaacaaatttggttggatacttctgaccatcttttccggctataccttaagaatcaacgaaaacattatttaaaaaatacaaaatatatttctttttacatcgttaaaaccgatttttaaaaaaaaattaggcctaatttctcttcgatatctcttttagatcaaaagtcatagcaaaatgtgcgtcgcgccgcgtgctgtgcccgagattcaaatgcgcgccgtctccagattccgacttttcgcctcatgcttccgaaacttcggcaacgtgaaaatcgaaggaacgcgtcgccgacgcgttcggtcgagcaggtagtcacacggacatggtagaggtacgtttgtgtgtagcgcgcgtgcaatcgaacatgcaccaacacggtcaagcgcggtcgacaccgctcacggatacgacgatacgtcagggaaggggaaactgccgttcagttttcagcagttttcagttattctctcaactctcaacagttcgcaagttctcgttcgcttagctcggtcgtaatatctgtggttgtcaggaggacgccgccgcatgtcacattgtactttcactttcgagatattgtcgtttaaagttttgatcactaatgctttgacaaggacattggttaaattgtattattttttcgagccttttgaattgattttcgtgacgttttttctggtaaatacctaatcctacactataaagttcaataaatgcataaactgaaattttttgaaattgtgacatgcagcgtttttcttgacacaatcacagatatatttacatagcttcgctctgtggttacacgttacattcgcaggtgcggtctgcgttgcggcatttgactatttgactatttattagattgacttgcttggattatgtgattacgtggattacttggattacgtgcactacgtggaaggaaggaagaacggaaggtatttgtacatatttatattggttaatcggtttcattttgctcaaatgtctcccagaatcttcgcgtgaaaaagcgtgagaacgcttgtcggcacaccacgcgacagtgccatttgccatcacgtatgaggtgctacggggcgagtatgttcacttcaatgtagagtccaaaatagtaaattgtttgtttctttatcactttatcactctcttttcattatcattattatcatttatcactttaaacaaatccaacacaattcagctttggcccattcagattagaattagcttagcaatattctaaatcggcaaaatgatggcttaaaccaattcagtaaggcaagtattaggttgacccaaaagtttcttccgcattgtgttcctttaatgtagctaaataaatacaaacaatacgataatgtttatgttaatattttagtacttcttaatatgaatttgcattatgtgcatgcatcgaaaaacaacttttgggacaacctaatatttatttagcaatattaaagaaaggcattgcggaaggaacttttgggacaacctaatatttaatcttcttcacttgcttctcatcatcgaatttttttatttctggtagtacattcttttgtttgtagttcaactttaatcgattttttataaatatcattgcaatgtttgaatcagttaggtatattagttgatgaaaaacgtcagaagaccttttgtaattgtagcaccagaaattagaaaattcgttgagatgagcaataagcgaagaagattaaatactcacctttactcactgtgtaattaaaaatctaatttacagaacggaggataaatataatgtgctatccagggaaggaggagaaggaagctgcggcaaccggggaagaggaagacctctaatttttcacgtggtacgtatatctaattatgccattcaacacacatgcatatattgtacattactgattttctttgtattttttaggtatcccacctatgccagaacgtgctacgggccacaagttttgggaagcagaggcaacaacgtgtaataatcacaatatacagggtgttccgtttaaatacgaacacctaaatatctcttcaggttattgtgatgcaaaaaatatttgttacgtaatgtgcatggtgtcaatggaccaaatatctggcacaccgtgcacattacggaacaaatattttttgcatcacaataacctgaagagatatttaggtgttcgtccaataataaagcatagtaataataaaaaattataatatttattatatatatattccttgtgtcattgtccatgtgtctttaccaactccctgcggtgtattaaaaaataagaaaaagtaaattttcttgtcccttgtacgacactttgtctttttttgcatgttgacattttaatcttagcttccatctcttgcaatcgatgcagagaatttttattttgcacagatttttttttcgttttctctccttgcatgtgactgaatattcattcaaaaatcagtattgtcggtaaaaagggaaacttctacatatttgtacaatagaaatctactttatcgacatctgccacattagtgcgatctgcccttaccgacggcgctgccctgtataacggcattcgccgcattaatcagtgcgaccgtgctgccatcttgcggggaagcggaatccaggatagagtggcgttccagctaGACTGCAGAAGCTGCATTTCACGTGGGCTGCATCCAGACGGTTCCAGGTTGTCCAAGTGGAGTCAACTTATGCgcgttttcgtcactccccgtggagtcaattgtgctatcagggtggcagttccaaactgtgctatcagggtagacatatagagatagactgcgccgtcttatgggcgagttgaaccccacaatggcggcgcgcggtacaaagagtgagagcgagagcattagccggggtccatagcgctctctttctaattgatgtgtcgacataTCATATGGTCTAAGAGTGCAATGGTGCACAACTGGTGCACAACAGTGCACAAGCATGCACAACCAACACAACCAACAACAGTCACTGGGGAAATCTCTCTAGAAATATCTAGGGACATTCAATTTTTGGGATGTGCACATACTTATTTGTTTTGACCAATCGAATAAATGTTGAAGAAATTTCAAACTTGAATCCGTTGCGCGTATACATCAACAGATCTCCCAAGCTTTCTCTGTCTCTGAAGAATAAATATTGCATTGAAATGTGTTTTTTCTACGTACGGTGAGAATTGCGATGAAAATAGACATCGAAAAGAAATAACAGCGGTACGTGAAGACGGTGTAAGTTTGTAATTACTGTTCTCGCAATTGAATAGTGTATTCGTTATGTATTTAGAAAGAAAACAAGGGCTCTCAATTCAATTCACGCTTCTTATTactctttttcagattttacacgaatattatataattgtttataacagaGTGTGCTGTGATCTTTTAATTTCAAGAATTATTCTGTGTATTGCTTAAATATACGTTAATATGATGGACAATTGTTATGCACCGCAATGGGCAGATTTTGCTTGTAGCCCACAGCTATCCTCTGACAGTTATTTCGAGGTGGAACACGAAGTGCATAACTCTCGGATAGATTTGAAATCTGAGTTACCTTTACCATATAAGGAAGAAAATATAGAGGAACCGTTGGTTGCGGAGACTAATTTTGAAGATAGTTTAGAGTCTGCGGAAGGTGCGCACGCTAATGTGGTATTCTTCGTACCTCATGATAGTAAAAATCAGAAAGAGACAAATAACGACGACATAAAAACAGATAAAAAACCATTGAAATCTAATCTCTATTATACATGGGATATTTCTATGACCGACTTAGCATCCACCTCCAAAACAACATCGGTGCCGCAGAGACTTAAAGCGGCAGCTTGGAGAAAGGAGATTAGAAAAAATACCTGCGTAAAGGAAATGAAGAACAACATTGTTCGTAAGCCTCAGCAAAAAGGTAACGTGTGTGCTGCTTTGACAAATATAACAAACGAAACAATAGCTAATGAATTGATTGATAAGTGTTTTAAGTATATCGTAAAATTGTTTCAGCTCAGCGAAGACAATCCGATCTGTTTAAAAGTAAACAACCACAACGAAAGGTTCTTACGTGCCAATATGGCAGGCGAAGTTTGTTGAAGTATCGTAGACGTTCAAGCAAATTCGTAAGCATGGCGGAGGCAATTTCGAAATTCCAGAATGAAACGCCCGAACGATTTCGTACTACCAGCAACAAGGACTCGAAGCTGGGTCCCTTGATGAAATTAAAACGGTCTCCGTTGAAGCTGACTCACCCAGTTTCTCCTACGTTAAGATGCAAACAAAGAGTAAGGCACACGAATGTCCTGAGTCAAGAGGAGCGCGAAGCCTTAGAAGTGGAACAAATGAAGAAACATCAGATCAAGGCGAATCCTGTAccagttaatatttttaaaggGCCGCCCTTGCTAAAGAAAGTTCCAAAGAAACTGATCACTGTTACAGAAGAATTTAAGCTAACTAATTCGAAGAAAACTCGTCACACAATAGTTCCAGGATTACCCGAGCACTGTGACAACGAACAGATTAATAAGAACACTGTATCAACGATGAGTAGTTCCTCCTCTGTCTCGGCTGTTCGCAAAAACGATAAAGTACAGACGCATAAGAATGCGATAGCAATAAGTCGGTCCATCAGCGCCTCGACCGTTAAAAAAGACAGTAAAGAACAGAATAAGAATGTTAAACCCATGAGTCGTTCCATCAGTGCCTCGGTCGTTAGAAAAGACA contains the following coding sequences:
- the LOC143221751 gene encoding uncharacterized protein LOC143221751, with amino-acid sequence MMDNCYAPQWADFACSPQLSSDSYFEVEHEVHNSRIDLKSELPLPYKEENIEEPLVAETNFEDSLESAEGAHANVVFFVPHDSKNQKETNNDDIKTDKKPLKSNLYYTWDISMTDLASTSKTTSVPQRLKAAAWRKEIRKNTCVKEMKNNIVRKPQQKAQRRQSDLFKSKQPQRKVLTCQYGRRSLLKYRRRSSKFVSMAEAISKFQNETPERFRTTSNKDSKLGPLMKLKRSPLKLTHPVSPTLRCKQRVRHTNVLSQEEREALEVEQMKKHQIKANPVPVNIFKGPPLLKKVPKKLITVTEEFKLTNSKKTRHTIVPGLPEHCDNEQINKNTVSTMSSSSSVSAVRKNDKVQTHKNAIAISRSISASTVKKDSKEQNKNVKPMSRSISASVVRKDSKEQNDKNVKPMSRSTSASTVRKYDKEQTFKNAKSMSHSFSASNITKKEDKGETRKNAAPISRSLSASNVRKTVKEQINKNTALTDRSTNASGVVANIAAKPVLNVLPFSFVARNKEFQQKKEEKLKHLQEQETNKLKAEFHAKPLPKFSKPTNSAKEPVTKKRTVISCPFSFAERDKNLAKKKEELVKKMQENDKKVPVFHANPVPTFKPVVIHGVAKEKNLNRNIATKQLKNFTDQENKQPNIIIGTNETKKKDSTHKKPFKSTNNVDDDEKLKANQKKTASEMNSDKRAKERSELDEKVKKREQEMEAKRQQEEKERMLKEKSERAELRKLADVKATPVPVYKPMVILKSTKMPTSPKDPKWASKNRLKSTLQV